Genomic window (Cydia amplana chromosome 11, ilCydAmpl1.1, whole genome shotgun sequence):
CGGTATACGGGCTGAAGAGTGAGGAGCGAGCGGCGCTAGTGAGGGTACGTATGTTTAACGGCTCAATAACAGATCTACCGGcttgtttattttgtatttcaattaGTGTAAACAGCGAGCTGGTTAACTTTTTGCTTAGTGccctatgtaggtactttaatggTCAACTCATAACTCTATTTACCTACTCTGAAATTTGTTGAGTAACACGACTGTAGACATTTCAAATACCCAAGCGTAATGCCCATTTTAGCAATCAATCTGTTAGCTTGGCCTTCCCACGCTCTCtaaacagtaggtaggtacttaaatcaataggaaatatatatttaatagtttTGCCAGTCACTAATATAACCGTGTTTATAGCAAATAAGCTACCTAAATCTTATttgaaaaaagttttattagtAGGGATATATTCTGTAGGCAAATAAATGGGTTGTGAGTCAAGATTGCTAAGATAGACCTTAATTTCCAGGAGCTGAACTCCTCCTTCAACATGTCGGTCGCAACATCATCAGATCAAGAACGCACAGTGCGCGTGACACAAAAAGGCCTGACCCTAGTGGTCGTGAACCGACTCCACGCCATCCTCGGGTACGACGTCGTGTCCCACGCCATGGCGATGACCAACGCCAACCGCGAGCTGATCTCCTTCACCATGTACAAGAAGTCGAACAGCCATCACCACGGACACAGCAGCCATAAAGGCCACTCACACGGCAACGTCGTCACGCTCTGATGAGACTACAATTGAGagtaactatagctggtcaagcaaatcttgtcagtaaaaaaaggcgcgaaattcaaattttccatgggacgatatccctacatttttcaaatttgccgcctttttctactgacaagacctgcttgaccagctataagtacTTAGCCTGCACTTAAAGATAAGCGAGGCATGATGAGAATGATGAGAACGCGCGATAtcatgttaattgttatttaactacaaagtaatgaaataaaaacatgGGTTTCATAAATTATTGTAATATATTACTTCCCGCTTTAAAAACAAAGAATACCTAATCGTATTAGTAGCGACCACATGACGACTTTTTGCAGCAATACGTAGGTCGATTCTGATGGGCGGGCATAACATAGTCATccaggaaattaaaaaaaaaaaacaatccacggcccattttcaattttcttttcGGTGTTTGCGTCATATCATTTTATATCGGGCGACAGTATAACAGGGGTTCTCGACCTACCTTTTTCGAACCTTCCCCCGCTCGCCCTccttttttaaaaataatcggTAAAGCATTTTACTGTACTCATACTATTTCGTAATTGAATAACATAAAACCATCTAAGGTACTGCAATAAGTTGCCAAATGCGATGGCTAAAAATAGAACAATATAAAAAGCTATGTCAGTCTTAACAATAGAAACTTAATCGTCAGCTTAACGATATGACCAATAATAGTGgaatgtatacatacatataaaagtAGAAAATCGTCTACAACGGCTAGACTACTACCATTCCAAGTATTCAATTTTATTGCATCTCGCtttatagtacagtcagcagcagaagttgctaagcgggccaggtttattgtttagagaataagagcgtgtcaaggtaattttgaacacctcgcccgcttagcaacttctgctgctgactgtacctatttttcAAACACGAAGGGTACAATGACAGGTGTGATCACAATAAATTTTTTAGGAGATTTGGCtttttaaggttataaattgtatggagatgacatcTGTCAGCGTACCCAtcgtgtttgaaaaatactatgtaTAAAAATTGGcgcatatatttttaaatatgaacCATTGTTAAGGCATAGAGAAGATGATACTCGTCAACAAGTATCATTTCCTCTACTTCtgtttattcttttatttattgtgataaAGAACCAAACCCGGGGTTGAACCCAGGGTTGTCATCCAAGAGACGACCAATCCAttaaggcagcggtcggcaaccttttagcagccaagggccacatagtagttaacgaagttgacgcgggccacactctgttaatatttatgactttatcagacattgtcgtttgtcaatattacatacaaaatagccagggaggctcacgGACCGCAAGAGGTTCGCGGGCCGCATATTGCCGACCAATCCATTAAGGTAAGGACGTTGAGCACGAATAATTTCGTACATTGATTCGCCTGTTCCTATATCTATCACACGTCGTATTTATATTGCTGTTCCGCTCATGATGCCAGCGGCCAATGACACTGCGAGCGGGAccgcaatataattatgcacgtgggatagagataggaacaggcagGTCAATGCATGAAGTTCCCCGTGCTTAGCGTCCTCACTTTACCTTAACGCTGACGGACTTAGAAGTTATCttagtattaggtacttatattgtaGCCATTATGTAAGGATCTTAATAATGAATCGTTTCCTTTGTGATTCTTAACAATGGTTCATTAACAAAAATTTCCACACTAAAACAGTTAATAATTTAACTCACTGTTTAACTCGAATACCAACACTAAGAGTATTCCTTTCTTTCGTGACATGTTCATTGGCAATctcaagtaataaataaaaactataaagaTCATTGCACTTGTTCTTAAAAAATCTACACCATCAACTCTTCCTATCCTATTTTAACTTTTGCCAGCTTCTTGAGTTGCAAATACGGGTACGTACCGTCTAACCaaaaccaaagagaatttgaaatagaggcggattagcacacctcaccaaactcgtagtttacaataaatgtacagtaaCGGGTACGTACGGTCTAAACAAAACCAaatagaatttgaaatagagaattgtcaaagtaaattatgtagacaCAATAAATTCTACtcccatctttcgacagaagattaaaactgttagaacgccatttggaTTCTTATTCTTTCACATGAgtgaaacacacacacacatatcaatgtgttaatttgttaaatattgaaattctaCTTCTACTCGACAGTACGCCATAAGCTGGCAGTAACTGTGGCTGCATAATTTACGAAATTCCGTTATCTGCCTATCGTTCATGCATATTCGAacaatagagaggcagataaagaaatttcgtTTATCGCGATAGGGTCTCTGGCCCATGCCATAGGATAGGCTAAGTACGGTACAGgtcgattcacgaaagctggcacgaatggaatgaatgagtgaatggaaATATATATGTGTGTTACAGATTAACCAATAAAATGGTGACTCTGGCTGTATACCGATTATTACCGATACATGTGTCAGTCACACAATGACAGATATAATTGAtttcgttcattccattcgcaccagctttcgtgaatggcctgcgggctcagcacggttccatttttatcgactatcactatgcccgtcactttcgcacttacatacttgttaggcatggtgacaaatgataaaaatgcgaccgtgctactagggctggtggcctagccatggtgacgatcgcttgcgcttcgccatcgaatcgctttgtgtctcgcaatcactcttccatattagtgcgacagtgacagttgggtttcgttcgctacggagcataACGTAGAGCAGgggttcccaaactttttttAGGCACGCCCCCCTGCTGCCTAAAATGAAGTTCCCACGCCCCCCTTTTCGCTTCGATGCAAGGAAACGGATAACTATTAGGCAATCGTGTTCAAATTTCCCGAGGCGCCGCGCCCCCTTTAAAACGTGGCCGCGCCCCCCACTTTGGGAACCCCTGGCGTAGAGAAACAAACCGGtccgatagcgaagcgcaagcgatcttCACCTTGGCCGCCTGTACAGGAGGCCATAACCATACGGTCTCCCGTACCCCCAGAATTGTGACATTTTCATAACTTAAAGGTATCAGGACTTGTACTTAAACAACCATTTccacatcatcagatcagctgtTCCTTTTTCCATACTTCTGCCTCTCTCCCGCTAGTTTCTTAAGGGCCGCCGCGTATTGTCTCTGGACGTCCATGAGCCGCGAGTACTCCGCGTGCAGGGCCGTCTTCTGGTCCCTCTCGTGTTTGAACTTGTGTTCGACCTTCTTAACCGTTTGGTTCACCCATTCGACGATGGACTCGAATTGCGTCATGAACTCTTCTCTCTTTCTGGCTGAAGACATGGCCctgtaacaaattaattaattcttAGTTCTTACAGAGGAAGAGACATATCTAAAGACGCTTTGCATCAAACTAAAAACATCAAAAGACCGGGGAGTCTCCTACAAGTCTGCCTAGAAACTTGTTTGCAGGggggggggtcagttatctttACAGTAACCtgcaatatgttactcttcgaaggccgcaaaaatatgtgacacgttgttatggctctacaaatcagatcgtgtcagatatttttgcggccttcgttgtgtaacatattattgcaggtgactgtacatgccTACGTGTTCCAGCTTTGCCTTTAAAATTAGTGACTATCAGTTGAATAGAAGATCTGAAAGGCGGAATTCCACCATGTACGGCACAAGCATAGATAGCATATTCAGTAAAAAAATACTTGTGCCGCACAATGCCGCaaactggtggaatcccgccttaatACACGATCTAAGATACAAAATGTCTTCAATGTCATTAGCAGACCGGGACAGATgtaagataaaataataataagtacttactcTTCATAATTATCCAAAATGGAATTTAGTAGACTTAATTCCTTTGAGGTATAaagtttcacttcaaaaagcgtattgtaaaatatataatactgTTTAGTTTCCTTGTGTTTAGATGCAactgtaacaaaaataaaaattattagtccacttttcttttttaagtatatatttattacacaaaattcGACTTTATTACCTTGATTATAGAGTTCAATAAATCTCTTCTCATACTGCAGTAGTTCAGCAGTGCCAGGAACCTCGTCTAAGGCCACAGTGTATCTCAGAACCTCTCTGTTTAATCTGGCCAGTTCCAATCTCATATTGGTTATAAATGCTTTTAACTTTTCTTCTCTGTCTCTGAACTCTTTTAATTCAGCTGGAGTGAGTGATTGCTCCTCCACTTTAGCTGCCGGGTTTCGCGCGGCACTAAAAAGAAATTactttttcacaccacctattcggaaaagagctttttcttccctgctaggagggatcaaaatggcgcttttcctccctgctaggagggatcaaagtaacacttttctgttctagcacactatttttaaatttttttgcacattatttttttagcttaaataatctaagTTTCTaagtttaagcatcagattgtgtcaacactaagatttttttattttcctcatagtctatgtgaaaagcagtatgtgtcacacggtatcaaaattatttcgtcttgggcgttaacacttgaatccctcattaggctcaggattctactttaatCCATCCAACCAATCTATCGCTTCATTCAGAATTCagtgtacgcccttgacggaaatatatcattttgatcccttgtaacacaaactactattttattgctttaggtaggtattggaACTTTACCAACTTTTAATGGCATAAAAAATTATACTGTGATAGTTCACTGAGAACCCCTAATTATGAGGAGCCAACCAATACGGCGTGGGTACAGGTACAGTAGGATTGGGTATAGAAACGCCGAGACAATGTACAATGCCTTACCAAATAAGAAAAACAGGACAAGAAATTATCTATCTCACCTAGGCGCAAGAAATATTAGCAAATCCTGATCTAAACCGTTCAGCGTGCGTTCAACACACtacaggcatagagaaaaaaatacatagagtgctcactccatatatcagtttaagtgccaaaaagactattagcatctagcatcgagtagcggaactatcagtactgctagttgacaatagatgtagcaccgaccggaaagtcttatgctgttgagataagactttccggtcggtgctacatctattgtcaactagcagtactgatagttccgctactcgatgctagatgtagacactgaaattaaaagtctgaactgatgtatggagtgagcactctatgtatttttttctctatgctacaggctacaaacagcaacactcttaactgtccatcagtggaccttatgccttttgtaataaggtttacgaactgtcagttaacagtgtgggcgatgataCAACAGAGAGTGAGAGTGTAAACActcactaaataaataaaaaatatttaccttaATTCTTCTTGCAATTTCTTGTTTTCCGTCTCCCTGTGCTGGATTATTTGCAACAATTCATTTCTTTCTCGTGCCAGTTCCTTCAAGGTCTTGTAAAATTTCTTCACATTTTTGTCACTAAAAGCAAAATTTTCCGTTGAGTCAAAATGCTCTAAaagtgaaaattaaaaaaataatacaaaattctttatttcattaaaaaaactgtGCATATAATTTGAGGGATGGTGTCACCCAGTAAACAATATATTTGCCTGTGTTGGAAGGCACCGCTCTTCCgtgattaattaaaatttgtacTGTGCAAGATCCTGCATCATACataagattgattgattgattatttattcataaaacataatattttaatgtcaaaTAAGGTACATATTAATCTATTTATACACTAGATCTTAGGTAGATAAGTATTTAACACgtacataggtactaatttacTTCTGCATGCATTGCATTATTTTCTAAGTTAAGGTTCGTAacttagatttaaatatttgggtCACTACACGCCTCGAGAAATTCGTCAATGGTATAGCAAGCGAGGCTTGTTAATAATGTTTTACAACATCGCTTTGTACTAATTTCATCTCCCATAAGAAGTCTTACTAGACCTTATAGTGACCAAACCACCACGCCTACCATCAAGTGGTCTATGTAAACTCTCTTTTTAATAATTTCTAGTATTATAAGTGCTACCCCCACTGTTCTACTTCATATTTTAATGGAACAAGAGTTTTAAAACTCAGCATGTTCTTAGCCGTGAATGTGTTAGGTGAAGTTCATGGGCTATTCTAGACTTACCTACTGTCGTCAGAGTTCATCATTGTATATGTAATTTTTTGCAACTTTTCTAAAACACTAGCATATTCCTGCTTTGCGTCTTCCATTCTACTCTCATGTTCCTTCTTAGTTTTTTCTACTTCTTTCTCCATAGCATCAACAGTTTTTGTGAGTTTGTCCACTTCCTCTGAATATTTGAGCTTTTCACTTAATTCTAGCTCCTTTGAAAGTTCTCCAGTGAGTTCTGAGTGTAGCACAGCATAGTGAATTTTGGTGTCAGCAGCGTCGACATTATTATCCTGATTCTTTGTAAACCTGTCAGTCTAAAATTAAAGATGTTATAAAATTTGAGTGTGACAAAAataagaaatttattttaaatttctggGGACAATCTTAGCAAACCTTTGTTAATACTatatgttgcgaacgcaacctttatatttgtataaaatctcaatacctatattcctaatgcagtagctaaacgcggccgtcgggctcggctaaaataggagcgctccacatactttgtatcgcggccaattagaggcacctaaatttaaaccaccttttgtactgatcaaatattgcaaatcactctctcatcagccttcatacaatatccacttctacatttaacagTTCTGGCAAGAAACCcttgtaaaatattttgttcaGTGTTAAAGGCTCTCTAGGTAGGGAACCACTCACACGCAGGAATCCAAAAGAAACGTCATGGGAAGCCTATAAGGCAGACCTCGAAAACCGTCTAAAGGATGTCCCAAAATATGTAAAAACACAAGACTCTCTCAACATGGCAGTTAACTTATTATCTGAAGGCATACGTAGGGCCTACGAACAAGCCTGCCCGCTGAAAGAGGCAAAAACTACTAACACAACGACGTGGTGGAACAAAAAGTTAGAAAACCTTCGCAGGTCCACACGTCGCATATTCAATCACTCGACCACGCCGAATGGGTGGGAAAGGTATGGTAAAGCGTTGACtgaatataataaacaaatcagGAAAGCAAAAAGAAGGTCATGGAGAAGGTTCTGTGAAGAGATTGCCCAAACTCATAAAGGTGCGAGAATTCACAAAATACTCTCCAAGACACCAACCAACTATCTTGGTCTCCTCAAAAGGCCAGATGGCACATTTACGAACACAGAAGAGGAAACTCTGGACTTGCTCAGAGGCACCCACTTCCCCGGTTCGTACTCAACCAGTAATACACAACTTTGCGCCCAAAGGAACCCTCGAATCCACAGGGTACGCAATATCGACTGGAATTTGGCAACTAACATCTTTAgaccaaacaaaattaaatgggCATTGGGAAAATTTAAACCATTTAAATCAGCGGGAGAAGATGGAGTGTTTCCGGCGCTtttacagcagggacaagacCTCCTCCTCCCACATCTGGCCAGAATATTCCGAGCAAGCTTCTCGTGGGGTATTATACCAGATAAATGGACTCGGGTCAAGGTACGCTTTATACCAAAGGCAGGGAAAAAGGACTACTCACAGCCTAAATCCTTCAGACCGATTAGTCTAACATCGTTCCTACTCAAAACGATGGAAAGAATCATTGATCAGCACATTAGAGCCAAATACCTTGTGGAAAGACCACTAAGCGTAAATCAACATGCTTACCAAAAGGGAAAATCTACGGAGACTGCCCTACTTGACCTGGTTGACAAGGTGCAGAAAACCCTAGAGGACAAGCAAACCGCTCTATGTGCGTTCCTTGATGTCGAGGGTGCTTTCGACAATACGCCCACAGAGACCATACTTAATGGTATGAAATCAAAGGGAGTAGACGAAACCACCACCAGATGGGTACATAGCATGCTCTCCAATAGAGTAGCCACTCTAACCCTCAATACTATAGAGCATGAATTTTATACCACAAAAGGGTGCCCACAAGGAGGCGTTCTATCCCCACTCTTATGGACCCTAGCAGTGGACCAACTTCTTGCAATCATGTCAGGCCAAGACTATGACACACAAGGATATGCCGACGACCTTGTAGTCATCGTCAAAGGCCCTTGCCTCCACACGATATCGAACATAATGCAGGGAGCTCTAAACACCATATTCAAATGGTGTCGAGAAAATGACTTGTCCATTAATCCGAGCAAGACCGTGATAGTACCATTCACAAGAAAACGGAAGCTCGAAAAGCTCACAGAACCAAGACTTAATGGACAAATAATATCATTCTCAGACGAGGTCAAGTACCTAGGGGTCACTTTCGACCAAAAGTTAACTTGGAACCCTCACCTGAGAAACATCATACAAAAAGCGAAAATGGCCATGTGGTCATGCTGTCGCATGGCAGGAGCAAGATGGGGCATAAGACCCAAAATTGCTATGTGGTTATACACAGCTGTAGTGAGGCCAATTATCACCTACGCTTCCGCAGTCTGGTGTAACAAAACCAGCCAAAAGACAGCAATAGACACATTAAACAGCCTGCAACGCACGGCTTGTTTAACAGCAACAGGCGCCTTCTCCTCGACGCCGGGGGCGGCCCTAGATGCACTGCTGGACATTATACCACTCCACTTGCAGGTGCAAAAGGAGGCCAAGCAGTGCATCTACAGAGTCTGCACGCTAAACAGGCCAAAATGGCGCTCTCAAGCATTAACCAAACTAAAGGCCTGGGTTTTTGCAAATAGAACCCTTAGCATgcccacagatgacacgcacacTCAATGTCACTTCACTAAACTGTACACAGTAGAAATACCTCCTAGAGACAAATGGTCTAACGACCAAATGTTCGTCGAAGAGGGAAGCCTCAATTGGTATACGGATGGTTCCAAGAAAGGCAATGATGTAGGATGTGGGATCTATGGTGAGAGACCTAAGCTCAGAGCTAGCGTCAGCATGGGCACACAGGCCTCAATCTTCCAGGCAGAAGTCTTCGCCATCAACAAATGTGCGGAGATCAACCTGGATAGAAACCTGAGACACCAGcatatctacatcaactcagacagccaggctgctctgctggcactagaatctcttgagtcaaactcaaaactagtccagaactgtaaatcaaacctaaatgcactggctaactccaacaaagtcatacttagatgggtaccagggcactccgacattaacggaaacgaagaagcgGATGAACTTGCTAGgaagggcgcagacacacccctggtcggcccagaaccgttttgtggaatcacaaaacgggacgcatattctctgctcaacAACATGGAAAAAgcgagagcaatcgattggtggaagttcgtcagaggacaagaacactcgaaagctctaatcaaagggttcaacagcaaaactgCTAAGGAGCTTTTAGGGCTCAAAagacacaaaacttgcgcggtgactagaattttgactggacactgcaagttgaacaaacacatgttccgaatagggaaaaaacaagatgcgacatgcaggttctgtcaggagtcagaggagactgctatgcacattctctgttcctgcggaccactaatgtccaaaagaagtacctacctagggcgacacatactggaaccctatgaggtacaga
Coding sequences:
- the LOC134652472 gene encoding uncharacterized protein LOC134652472; its protein translation is MPYIMVMGSLSAPHLSKDEGATVYGLKSEERAALVRELNSSFNMSVATSSDQERTVRVTQKGLTLVVVNRLHAILGYDVVSHAMAMTNANRELISFTMYKKSNSHHHGHSSHKGHSHGNVVTL
- the LOC134652481 gene encoding coiled-coil domain-containing protein 93; this encodes MAAKQKNIFTRSKPLMNIYSGVDHDGKEVEVREDAEQLVKWHEISDALVAAGYYRAQLQGLSAFDKIVGGLSWCIELCDIDVDVSLLFEENLTIGKKIALTEKIVKVLPSMKCPFIIEPHQIQGLDFINIYPLIQWLIKYSSEFREAKEDELRNFAVMQYDKEHIFESDRKVFEQKERLLKNLSVLQNLYKPCRVRKRIGGLPANELEQVNATLSEYDQRMLLHITTQQDESKKDEGLDFLYDYEKTLADPSKITTETDRFTKNQDNNVDAADTKIHYAVLHSELTGELSKELELSEKLKYSEEVDKLTKTVDAMEKEVEKTKKEHESRMEDAKQEYASVLEKLQKITYTMMNSDDSSDKNVKKFYKTLKELARERNELLQIIQHRETENKKLQEELSAARNPAAKVEEQSLTPAELKEFRDREEKLKAFITNMRLELARLNREVLRYTVALDEVPGTAELLQYEKRFIELYNQVASKHKETKQYYIFYNTLFEVKLYTSKELSLLNSILDNYEEAMSSARKREEFMTQFESIVEWVNQTVKKVEHKFKHERDQKTALHAEYSRLMDVQRQYAAALKKLAGERQKYGKRNS